ACTAAGCTAGTCTCAAGGTAACAGGATTCACACCAGTCTGACTGGAGAGCAGATGGACACACCTGCTCATCTGAATAACAGCTTGGCAAGATGGGGCCTTTACACTGCATGCCCTCTGGGGCATAGCCCTGGGTCTCTAAAGCACCATGAGCACCTACCAGACTGTAATCAATCTCAGATAACAAATGGTCATAGCTCAGAATAATGAAACCCAAGGAAGGAGGCTCCAACTGATAATGCAGCTGTGCTAGGGACTGGCAGGCAACATCCTGCAGAAGCAAAACACACAAGGGCTACAAATCATGGGCATTATTTCTACAGGGGAGGATTATTTTTAACAGGCTTTTCTGAATGAACGGGCCATGAGTGGATTGCAGACTCATTGCAACTGGGACTGCCTTTGTGTTCTATTagtgcagcacctagcgcaagGGGTCCTGGTACACAACTAGGAGTCCTAGGTgccactgcaatgcaaataatgaataatgGAACCCCCTTGGGGTTTGGGGGGCCTGACCCCTTTAAAACCTTGtcctgaggcagaggaagggctggCTGTTCCAGGGCTGTGGAGAGGGAGAGGACAGGGTGTGTGTGATTGTAGCCCCAAACATGAGGGCTACAGCAAGCAGTCCCTCACATAGTGAAGCAGCCGAAAACAAGCTTGggagggacagagcaggcagagccaggaggagcaccGTGCCAGGGAGAAAACAAACTGGAGCCGGACCTAGTATTACTGTTGCCCAGAGCTGTCTGGGGCCGTGAGCACTGGGGCTCGTGACcttgcattgggaataaggagggaggctctggctggCTAAGTGGGGTGGTGGGGGCTCTGTGTGGGTTTGCAGAGAGCGGCCGAAGGGGGCaccagaggggtttgttgggggaagtcCACGGGCACCGAAAAGGGCCAGGAGCACCAAGACTCAGCGCCAGAGTGGAACCTTGCCCAGGACGCCAGTACTCTGAGTGTAGACGCATTGCTCGGAGTCTGCCCTGTCAGAATGTGGTAGCGCTGGGCCTGGGGGAGGCCTTGTGCTGGCTGCACCCCAGCGGTTTCTCTCCAACcgtccctctgtaaataaatatttccctttcccatAGTCATTGTACTATACCGGGGAggcgggggcggcgggggggtgaGGGTGTTCGCTGCAGGGATGTGTAtgtggaacaggtgcccctggggcagaAGGGCCTTTTCTAAGaatagaatcgtagaagattagggttggaagagacctcaggaggtcatctagtccaactccctgctcaaagcaggatcaaccccaactaaatcatcccagccagggctttgtcaagccgggtcttaaaaacctctaaggatggagattccaccacctccctagggaacccattccagtgcttcaccaccctcctagtgaaatagtgtttcctaatatccaacctaaacctcccccactgcaacttgagaccattactccttgttctgtcatctgccaccactgagaacagccgagcgccatcctctttggaaccccccttcaggtagctgaaggctgctatcaaattccccctcactcttctcttctgcagactaaataaccccagttccctcagcctctcctcgtaaatcatgtgccccagccccctgatcatttccgttgccctccactggactctctccaatttgtccacatcccttctgtagtgtggggcccaaacctggacgcaatactccagatgtggcctcaccagtgcccaatagaggggaatgatcatgtccctcgatctgcgggcaacgctcctactaatactAATTCTTGGCCGGAGCTGCTCTCTTGCCATCATCGTTTCCAGGTGGGTTGTGCCACCCGTGGTGCCCGTTTCCCCAGGGCGCTCCCTGAGCCGCACAGGGGAtgttcacacacaccccagcccgtTTATCCTGCCATGGACGGGCCAGGCGTGGCTCCCCTGCCCGCCTTACCTGTCTCCGGCACAGGTGCTGCACCAGGCGCCCCGGGCTGCTGCCCACCACGTGCAGGCGGCAGAGCAGCAGGGcgcagacgaagccgtggcgggggCTCACGAACCGCTGCTCCAGGTAGAAGGCGCGGGCGTCCCAGCCCAGCAGGCGGGTGCGCACGGCGAAGCGCTCGAAGAGGCGCAGCGGGCGGCGGTGGCGGGCGCAGGAGGCGGCCAGCACCAGGCTGCCCCCCAGGGCGCGCAGGGCGTCGAAGATCCCGCAGCGCGCCAGGTGGGCGCAGCGCGCCAGGTCGGCCTCGCGCAGGTAGCGGGCGTTGTTCATGTGCAGCAGCCAGTCCAGGTCCGAGGGCAGCACCAGGCCcggccagctctgctcctgcagcACGTCCCGCTGCCGGGGCTGCAGCCACCGGGCGTGCAGCACGGCCAGGGGCAGGCGCAGCAGGTACCAGGCGTCCAGCAGGCAGAACAGCGCGGCCCCcgcgcccagcagcagcagcagcatcgcggcggggaaggaaggggggatgCCCGGGCGCCGCAGCCTACTGCATCCCGGCAGCATCCATGCAGCCGGGAAGGGGAGGGACCGAGCAGCTGCCCGCCCCCGCCCTTTGTTCCGGCTCCGAGCCGCGGCGGCTTCCTCCCCTTCCTGCTCCGCAA
Above is a genomic segment from Emys orbicularis isolate rEmyOrb1 chromosome 2, rEmyOrb1.hap1, whole genome shotgun sequence containing:
- the LOC135875228 gene encoding protein THEM6-like, which produces MLPGCSRLRRPGIPPSFPAAMLLLLLGAGAALFCLLDAWYLLRLPLAVLHARWLQPRQRDVLQEQSWPGLVLPSDLDWLLHMNNARYLREADLARCAHLARCGIFDALRALGGSLVLAASCARHRRPLRLFERFAVRTRLLGWDARAFYLEQRFVSPRHGFVCALLLCRLHVVGSSPGRLVQHLCRRQDVACQSLAQLHYQLEPPSLGFIILSYDHLLSEIDYSLEGPPVPSEDLPHVSISRGPCERNEHPYGP